Proteins from one Hemicordylus capensis ecotype Gifberg chromosome 7, rHemCap1.1.pri, whole genome shotgun sequence genomic window:
- the OPRD1 gene encoding delta-type opioid receptor isoform X2, with product MKTATNIYIFNLALADALATSTLPFQSAKYLMETWPFGELLCKVVLSIDYYNMFTSIFTLTMMSVDRYIAVCHPVKALDFRTPAKAKLINVCIWVLSSIIGVPIMIMAVTRSEGGIVLCLLQFPEPHLYWDTVTKICVFIFAFLVPILVITICYGLMILRLKSVRLLSGSKEKDRNLRRITRMVLVVVAAFIICWTPIQIFIIVWTLVGIDKKNPYVVASLHFCIALGYTNSSLNPVLYAFLDENFKRCFREFCLPFRSRMEQNSFSRARSTMRERVSTCTPSEALNKSA from the exons ATGAAAACCGCCACCAATATCTACATCTTCAACCTGGCCTTGGCAGATGCGCTGGCCACTAGCACACTGCCCTTCCAGAGTGCAAAGTATCTGATGGAGACCTGGCCCTTTGGAGAACTGCTTTGCAAGGTGGTCCTCTCCATCGACTACTACAACATGTTCACAAGCATCTTCACCCTCACCATGATGAGTGTGGACCGGTACATAGCTGTCTGTCATCCAGTCAAGGCCTTGGATTTTCGCACCCCAGCTAAAGCAAAGCTCATCAACGTTTGCATCTGGGTCCTCTCCTCCATTATTGGAGTGCCCATCATGATCATGGCTGTCACCAGGTCTGAAG GTGGCATTGTGTTGTGTCTTCTCCAGTTTCCTGAACCTCACCTCTACTGGGACACAGTCACTAAGATCTGTGTGTTCATCTTCGCCTTCTTGGTCCCCATTTTGGTCATCACAATCTGCTACGGGCTCATGATTCTCCGCCTGAAGAGTGTGCGCCTCCTCTCCGGTTCTAAGGAGAAGGACCGCAACCTACGCCGTATCACCCgcatggtgctggtggtggtggctgccttCATCATCTGCTGGACTCCCATCCAAATTTTCATCATTGTCTGGACCCTGGTGGGCATTGACAAGAAGAACCCCTATGTGGTGGCCAGCCTGCACTTTTGTATCGCTCTGGGTTATACCAACAGCAGCCTCAACCCTGTCCTGTATGCTTTCTTGGATGAAAACTTCAAGAGATGTTTCCGGGAGTTCTGCCTCCCCTTTCGGTCACGGATGGAGCAGAACAGCTTCAGTCGGGCCAGGAGCACCATGCGGGAGCGCGTTTCCACCTGCACTCCTTCAGAAGCCCTCAATAAGTCAGCATGA